The Candidatus Koribacter versatilis Ellin345 genome has a segment encoding these proteins:
- a CDS encoding KPN_02809 family neutral zinc metallopeptidase encodes MDWTPGGRSGDLEDRRGDSGGGGFGLPHLGIGGLLLIGVLSLIFHKNFFALLSGGSATTAPTTQTRPVNDAGEEREVQFVSFVLDDVQKTWAQTFAQQGRTYRHAKLVLYRDSLPSGCGMARSATGPFYCPTDQKVYIDLGFFDELKRRFGAPGEFAQAYVIAHELGHHVQNLLGIEQRVEGAMRSGSKTQANAASVKLELQADCFAGVWGHSTEQRKMVDQGDFEAAMKAAAAVGDDRLERMAGQNVSPESFTHGSSEQRMHWFQQGFQSGDISACNTFGQ; translated from the coding sequence ATGGATTGGACACCCGGCGGACGCAGCGGCGACCTCGAAGATCGCCGTGGCGACAGTGGCGGCGGCGGTTTCGGACTGCCGCACCTCGGCATTGGCGGATTGCTCCTCATCGGCGTTCTCAGCCTGATCTTTCATAAGAACTTCTTCGCGCTGCTCAGTGGCGGCTCTGCAACCACTGCGCCGACGACGCAAACACGTCCTGTCAATGACGCGGGCGAAGAGCGCGAGGTGCAGTTCGTCTCCTTCGTGCTCGACGACGTGCAGAAGACCTGGGCGCAAACCTTCGCACAGCAAGGTCGCACTTATCGTCACGCCAAGCTGGTGCTCTATCGCGACTCGTTGCCGTCGGGATGCGGAATGGCGCGCTCGGCGACTGGCCCGTTCTACTGTCCCACTGACCAGAAGGTCTACATCGACCTCGGATTTTTTGATGAACTCAAGCGCCGCTTCGGCGCGCCAGGCGAGTTTGCGCAAGCGTACGTCATCGCGCATGAGCTCGGACATCACGTACAGAACCTGCTCGGCATAGAGCAGCGCGTCGAGGGCGCGATGCGCAGCGGCAGCAAGACCCAGGCCAACGCCGCATCGGTGAAGCTCGAGTTGCAGGCCGACTGCTTCGCCGGCGTTTGGGGCCATTCCACCGAGCAGCGCAAGATGGTCGACCAGGGTGACTTCGAGGCAGCGATGAAAGCGGCTGCGGCAGTAGGCGACGATCGCCTCGAGCGCATGGCTGGGCAAAACGTCAGCCCCGAGTCGTTCACCCACGGCTCGTCCGAGCAGCGCATGCACTGGTTCCAGCAAGGCTTCCAAAGCGGCGATATTTCGGCTTGCAATACGTTCGGGCAGTAA